One Cynocephalus volans isolate mCynVol1 chromosome 7, mCynVol1.pri, whole genome shotgun sequence genomic region harbors:
- the LACC1 gene encoding purine nucleoside phosphorylase LACC1, which produces MAEAVLIDLFGLKLNCQKNCHQTLLKTLNAIQYHHAAKAKFLCIMCCSSISCERDSEHDKCELETSNGLSALLGEFEIVSNLSMAASLYTIKQKIDEKNLSSIKVIVPRHRKSLLKAFIDQLFTDVYNFEFEDLQVTLRGHLLKQSAETNVITAQELEEIQNEIEIYLRSLPALKGELTIITSPSIPDIFIHGFTTRAGGISYIPTLSSFNLFSSSKRRDPKAVVQENLRRLANAAGFNVKKFYRIKTDHANDVWIMGRKEPESYDGITTNQRGVTIAALGADCIPIIFADPVKKACGVAHSGWKGTLLGVAMATVNAMIAEYGCSLENIIAVLGPSVGPCCFTLPKESASAFYNLHPACVRLFDSPNPCVDIRRATRILLERGGILPLNIQDQNQDLNLCTSCHPDKFFSHVRDGLNFGTQIGFISIRE; this is translated from the exons ATGGCTGAAGCAGTTTTGATTGATCTCTTTGGTTTGAAATTGAACTGTCAGAAAAACTGCCATCAGACATTACTGAAGACATTGAATGCTATCCAGTACCACCATGCTGCCAAGGCCAAGTTCCTTTGCATAATGTGTTGCAGTAGCATCAGCTGTGAAAGGGATAGTGAACATGATAAGTGTGAATTAGAAACAAGCAATGGATTATCAGCTCTCTTAGGAGAATTTGAGATTGTTAGCAATCTCAGCATGGCTGCCTCTTTGTATACcattaaacaaaaaattgatgaaaaaaatcTGAGCAGCATTAAGGTAATTGTCCCCAGGCACAGGAAGTCATTACTGAAGGCTTTTATTGATCAACTCTTCACTGATGTTTACAATTTTGAATTTGAAGATTTACAAGTGACTTTGAGGGGACACCTTTTGAAACAGTCTGCTGAAACAAATGTAATCACAGCTCAAGAACTAGAAGAAATCcagaatgaaatagaaatatatttgagAAGTCTACCAGCACTGAAAGGAGAATTAACTATTATCACATCTCCTTCCATCCCAG atattttcataCATGGATTTACTACAAGAGCAGGTGGGATATCTTATATACCAACTCTTAGTTCATTCAATCTCTTCAGTAGCTCCAAAAGGAGAGATCCCAAGGCAGTTGTTCAAGAAAATCTGCGTAGATTGGCAAATGCTGCAGGATTTAATGTGAAGAAATTTTACCGAATAAAG ACCGATCATGCCAATGACGTCTGGATTATGGGAAGGAAGGAGCCTGAATCTTATGATGGAATAACAACGAATCAAAGAGGAGTCACAATAGCGGCTCTTGGTGCTGACTGTATACCAATAATTTTTGCAGATCCTGTCAAAAAAGCATGTGGGGTTGCTCACTCTG GTTGGAAAGGTACTTTGTTAGGTGTTGCTATGGCTACAGTGAATGCTATGATAGCAGAATATGGCTGTAGTTTGGAAAACATTATTGCTGTACTTGGACCATCAGTAGGACCTTGCTGTTTTACTCTCCCAAAAGAATCAGCAAGTGCTTTTTATAATCTTCATCCCGCATGTGTACGACTGTTTGACTCACCAAATCCCTGTGTTGACATCCGGAGAGCCACCAG GATTCTTCTAGAACGGGGAGGAATCCTTCCACTGAATATTCAGGACCAGAACCAAGATCTCAACCTCTGTACATCCTGCCATCCTGACAAGTTTTTCTCCCATGTCCGAGATGGCCTTAATTTTGGAACACAGATTGGCTTCATATCAATTAGAGAATGA